Below is a window of Pseudomonas monteilii DNA.
GTGGGCGAGGAGCTGCGTGACCAGGGCGGCCTGGGCATGCTGCTGGCCTTGGGTGGCATCCTCATCTACCTGGCCTTCCGCTTCCAGTGGAAGTTCGCGGTCGGCGCGATCATCTCGCTGATCCACGACGTGGTGGTGACCCTGGGGATCCTGTCGTTCTTCCAGATCACCTTCGACCTGACCGTGCTCGCGGCGGTGCTGGCGATCATCGGCTACTCGCTCAACGACACCATCGTGGTCTTCGACCGGGTGCGCGAGAACTTCCGCGTCATGCGCAAGGCCTCGCTGATCGAGAACATCAACGTCTCCACCACCCAGACGCTGCTGCGTACCATCGCCACGTCGGTGTCGACCCTGCTGGCCATCGCTGCCTTGCTGTTCTTCGGCGGTGACAACCTGTTCGGCTTCTCGCTGGCACTGTTCATCGGTGTCATGGCCGGTACCTACTCGTCGATCTACATCGCCAACGTGGTGCTGATCTGGCTGAACCTGAACAGCGAAGACCTGATTCCGCCGGTCAAGGCCGAGGGTGTGGACGACCGTCCATGACCCTGTCCTGACGCTTCCGGGCGGACACGAAGAAGGCGCGAGCATTGAACTCGCGCCTTTTTTTTCGCTCCAAGGCCGGGAAGAGCGCGGGCGCGGACCCGCAGACAAGATCAGGAGGTTCAGGTGAACAAATCAATGCTCGTGGGTGCAGTCCTGGGTGCTGTCGCAGTGACTGCCGGAGGTGCATTCGCCACCTACAGCTTGGTCAACAAGGGCCCTGAGTATGCCCAGGTGACCGACGTTCAGCCGATCAAGAAAACCATCAAGACGCCACGCCAGGTGTGCAAGGACGTGACCGTCACGCGCCAGCGGCCGGTTCAGGACCAGCACCAGATCGCAGGCAGTGTGCTGGGCGCGGTGGCTGGCGGCTTGCTGGGCAACCAGATCGGCGGCGGCACCGGCAAGAAGATCGCCACCGTGGCCGGTGCGGTGGGCGGCGGCTACGCAGGCAACAAGGTGCAGGAACACATGCAGAACGGCGACACCTACACCACCACGCAGACGCGCTGCAACACGGTCAATGACGTGAGCGAAGAGGTGGTGGGGTACAACGTGAAGTACTCGATCGGCGACAAGGCCGGGCAAGTGAAGATGGACCGCGATCCTGGCTCGACCATCCCGCTGGATGACAACGGTCGACTGGTGCTGAGCGAGGCGCGGACCGGGCAATGAGCCGGGGCTGATCGAGAGGGGGTGGCTTGCAGGTTGAGTATGCGGTGACTGTATAGCCGCCATCGCGGGCAAGCCCGCTCCCACAAGCTGCTTGCGCAGCCCTATCGACACCATCAGGCTGCCGAGATCTAGGTGGGAGTCCGCCCGCCGCCTTGGCGCCGCGCTGTCGCGCAGAGAACATGGCGATAGCTGGCAGGATCCGAAGCCTCATTGCTAATCGATTTTAGGGCCGCTTTGCGGCCCATCGCGGCCGGTCCGGCGCCCCGGCAGGGGCCGCTCCTACACCCGTAGCCCCGCCGCGGGGTTGCAAGCTATCGCGGTCACCTGTGGGAGCGGCCCCAGTGCCGCGATTGGGCCCGCAGGGCCCACAAAATCCTAAAGTTATTCCTTTTAAAATCAAAAAGATATTTTATGTTCTATGAGAGCTGGCTTGCCAGCGATAGGGCCCTGTCAGGCGCTGTCTGCATCGCGGGCAAGCCCGCTCCCACAGTCTGCTCACGCAGCTATATCGATACCGACAGGCTTCCGAGATCTGTGTGGGAGCTGGCTTGCCAGCGATAGGGCCCTGCCAGGCGCCGCCTGCGCCGTGGGCAGGCCATGCATGGGCCCGGCGGGCCCACACAGTCATTTCTTCAGGCATCCCAGATGGACGCCTGCTTCGTCAGTCGATGTATTCGAACAGCTTCACGATCTTCTGCACGCCCGCCACGCCCTGGACCACGGCGGTCGCCTGGTTGGCTTCCTGCTGGCTCACCAGCCCCAGCAGATAGACGATACCATTCTCGGTAATCACCTTGATCCGCGAACTGCGAACGTCGGCATTGCCCAGCAGCTGCGCCTTCACCTTGGTCGTCAACCAGGCGTCGTTGTTGCGCGCCAGGAGGGAGGAGGGCTGCATCACTTGCAGCTCGTTGTGCACCTTCTTGACCCGCTGGACCTGGCTGGCGGTCTGCTCGGCCAGGCTCTTGAGGTCGGCCCGTGGGGTCTGGCCTGCAAGCAGCACCACACCGTTGTAGCTGCTGACGACGATGTGCGAGTTGTTGTCCAGATCAGGGCTGGCCTTGGCGATGTTCACCTCGACCTTGGTCTCGATCAACGAGTCGTCGATCTTGCTCCCCAGGGTGCGGGTGCTGCGATCGTCCTCGATCGGCTTTTCCCGCGCAGTGTTGATGACCGAGCTGCAGCCCGAGAGGCTCAGGCAGAGGGTCAGGGTCATCAGGCCGAAACGTCGTGGGCTCATTCTTCACTCCCGAACAGTTGGCTGTCGATCAGATCGCACAGGCAATGGATCGTCAGCAGGTGGACTTCCTGGATACGTGCGGTAACCATCGACGGCACGCGAATCTCGACGTCTTCCGGCAGCAGCAGCGAGGCCATGCCGCCACCGTCGCGGCCGGTCATGGCTACGACAATCATTTCTCGATCATGTGCCGCCTGGATCGCCTGAATGATGTTGGCAGAGTTGCCGCTGGTGGAGATCGCCAGCAGCACGTCGCCGGGCTGGCCCAGGGCGCGAATCTGCTTGGAGAAGATTTCGTTGTAGCTGTAATCGTTGGCGATCGAGGTCAGCGTGGCGCTGTCGGTGGTCAGGGCGATCGCCGGCAGGCTCGGACGCTCGCGTTCGAAGCGGTTGAGCAGCTCGGAGGAGAAGTGCTGGGCATCGCTGGCGGAACCGCCATTGCCACAGGCGAGCATCTTGCCCTCGTTGAGCAAGGCGTTGACCATGACTTCGCTGGCCAGCTCGATGTGCGGTGCCAGGATGTCCATCGCCTGTTGCTTGGTGTCGATGCTGGCCTGGAACAGCCGGCGAATTCGGGATTGCATGTCCATCTGGTGAGACCTTAAAGGGGGCGGTGGCCGGCGCGACGCGCACCACGAGACCAGCCCGCGAAACACGGAACAGAGTGATAGAACGGGTTCAGCATTCGAAGGCGTTTTTCAGCCATTGAAGCGGTTGGCC
It encodes the following:
- a CDS encoding preprotein translocase subunit SecF, with the translated sequence MKTINFMGVRNVAFAITVLLTVLALFSWWQKGLNFGLDFTGGTLIELTYERPANLQTVRDELSKSGFHEAIVQSFGATTDLLVRMPGDDPQLGTKVAQALQQVGGDNPAVVKRVEFVGPQVGEELRDQGGLGMLLALGGILIYLAFRFQWKFAVGAIISLIHDVVVTLGILSFFQITFDLTVLAAVLAIIGYSLNDTIVVFDRVRENFRVMRKASLIENINVSTTQTLLRTIATSVSTLLAIAALLFFGGDNLFGFSLALFIGVMAGTYSSIYIANVVLIWLNLNSEDLIPPVKAEGVDDRP
- a CDS encoding phospholipid-binding protein, which gives rise to MSPRRFGLMTLTLCLSLSGCSSVINTAREKPIEDDRSTRTLGSKIDDSLIETKVEVNIAKASPDLDNNSHIVVSSYNGVVLLAGQTPRADLKSLAEQTASQVQRVKKVHNELQVMQPSSLLARNNDAWLTTKVKAQLLGNADVRSSRIKVITENGIVYLLGLVSQQEANQATAVVQGVAGVQKIVKLFEYID
- a CDS encoding phosphoheptose isomerase (Required for the timely initiation of chromosomal replication via direct interactions with the dnaA initiator protein), which encodes MDMQSRIRRLFQASIDTKQQAMDILAPHIELASEVMVNALLNEGKMLACGNGGSASDAQHFSSELLNRFERERPSLPAIALTTDSATLTSIANDYSYNEIFSKQIRALGQPGDVLLAISTSGNSANIIQAIQAAHDREMIVVAMTGRDGGGMASLLLPEDVEIRVPSMVTARIQEVHLLTIHCLCDLIDSQLFGSEE